One region of Nothobranchius furzeri strain GRZ-AD chromosome 16, NfurGRZ-RIMD1, whole genome shotgun sequence genomic DNA includes:
- the LOC139063449 gene encoding uncharacterized protein, which translates to MRGRGRTRGTKKSPLDDMEETEGRTMEIDTPPEGATGGEEDFEPVVRPKQTTVGTVSKELSELDIFEEMREFMRRSKRTEAILFEQIKQLSSNIPKLQHELYSELSKPYVQTETSTTAAFPKQEVQMPQASGEPPQGHPADPHSPLRLPAPPQLQLAQSIPAQRVGRIHGGEPRIPEKALEAYAGMDEDQSDSYDAIKAAVLSKFNVTEEIYRYRFRSTSVPVGETVRETYNRIKGLSKRWMRPDSRSKEEIGETIILEQYLRVLQPDVRTWVKENNPRTGEEAANLAERYLAAHREPARSRTAVGRPRFGEVKPPVTPGFESLDIKGGKKPIYSSSKFNLICYHYQQPGHKASLCPPRKPKMVELCVVPAKEHGQELSDSLIPHKHVVEAKVNGRALKALADTGSS; encoded by the exons ATGAGAGGACGTGGAAGAACCCGTGGGACAAAGAAAAGCCCTCTTGATGACATGGAAGAAACAGAAGGTCGAACAATGGAGATAGATACACCTCCTGAAGGAGCCACAGGTGGCGAAGAGGATTTTGAACCAGTGGTACGGCCTAAGCAGACTACAGTTGGTACTGTGAGTAAAGAACTTTCTGAACTTGACAtatttgaagaaatgagagagttCATGCGGCGTTCAAAGCGAACTGAAGCCATACTGTTTGAGCAGATTAAACAGTTGAGCAGTAACATACCAAAGCTGCAGCATGAGTTATATTCTGAACTTTCTAAGCCTTATGTCCAGACTGAAACTTCTACAACAGCGGCTTTTCCAAAGCAAGAGGTCCAAATGCCTCAGGCGTCAGGAGAGCCACCTCAAGGACACCCAGCTGATCCTCATTCTCCTTTACGACTGCCTGCACCACCTCAGCTGCAGCTGGCACAAAGCATTCCAGCACAAagggttggcaggatccatggagGTGAACCTAGAATACCTGAGAAG GCTCTTGAGGCTTATGCTGGTATGGATGAAGATCAGTCTGACTCATATGATGCTATTAAAGCTGCTGTGTTGTCTAAGTTCAACGTGACAGAAGAGATTTACAGGTACCGGTTCCGAAGCACCAGTGTACCCGTGGGAGAGACAGTACGGGAAACCTACAATCGCATAAAGGGACTCTCCAAGCGATGGATGCGGCCGGACAGTCGGAGTAAGGAGGAGATTGGAGAAACAATCATCTTGGAGCAGTATCTGCGTGTGCTTCAGCCAGACGTCCGCACCTGGGTGAAGGAGAACAATCCCAGGACAGGAGAGGAAGCAGCAAATCTGGCTGAACGTTACCTAGCTGCTCACCGGGAACCAGCAAGGTCAAGGACTGCTGTGGGACGACCAAGGTTTGGGGAGGTAAAACCTCCAGTTACACCTGGTTTTGAAAGCTTGGACATTAAAGGTGGTAAAAAGCCAATTTATTCCAGTTCGAAGTTTAACCTAATTTGTTATCACTATCAGCAGCCTGGTCACAAAGCTTCTTTGTGTCCACCAAGAAAACCTAAAATGGTAGAGCTATGTGTGGTACCTGCCAAAGAACATGGTCAGGAACTGTCTGATAGTTTGATTCCACATAAGCATGTGGTGGAGGCAAAAGTAAATGGCAGAGCATTAAAGGCTCTAGCAGACACTGGTAGTTCATAA